One Desulfuromonas acetoxidans DSM 684 DNA segment encodes these proteins:
- the gluQRS gene encoding tRNA glutamyl-Q(34) synthetase GluQRS — protein MKNTCSSAIVGRFAPSPTGPLHLGSIIAAVASYLTAKQSPQGRWLVRIDDLDQPRTVPGASATILDHLQRLGLHHDGPVMYQSQRHERYQEVLTQLTKQGWTYSCSCSRKEILASAPHQGEEGPIYPGTCLYSQPPFGRPTSCRVQTRDELIRFTDLIQGTFTQNLRHDVGDFVLQRNDGIFAYQLATVIDDHDSGVNLVVRGRDLLTSTPRQIYLLQCLNWSIPRYAHIPLAMAEDGHKISKRHQQRSPCDLYSPQQLLCFVLTFLGLDPPQTLVNASVEALVQWGIDHFSFYRIPTNNRALDEFFNP, from the coding sequence ATGAAAAACACCTGTTCGTCAGCCATCGTCGGTCGCTTTGCTCCCAGCCCAACCGGGCCATTGCACCTTGGTTCCATCATTGCGGCCGTGGCCAGCTATCTGACCGCGAAACAATCGCCACAGGGTCGCTGGCTTGTTCGTATCGATGATCTGGATCAACCGCGAACTGTTCCAGGAGCCAGTGCCACGATTCTCGACCATCTCCAACGCCTTGGCTTACACCATGACGGCCCTGTCATGTATCAAAGCCAGCGCCACGAACGTTACCAGGAAGTTCTTACACAGTTGACAAAGCAGGGCTGGACCTATTCCTGTAGCTGTTCGCGTAAGGAGATCCTCGCCAGTGCACCACATCAGGGCGAGGAAGGGCCAATTTATCCCGGCACCTGCTTATATTCGCAGCCACCTTTCGGGCGGCCGACCTCTTGCCGCGTGCAGACCCGTGATGAACTCATCCGCTTCACGGACCTGATCCAGGGAACATTCACTCAAAACCTGCGTCACGATGTGGGCGATTTTGTTCTGCAACGCAACGATGGAATTTTTGCCTACCAGTTGGCCACGGTGATTGACGACCATGACAGCGGAGTCAATCTGGTTGTTCGCGGTCGGGATTTACTCACGTCAACCCCCCGACAGATCTACTTGCTGCAATGCCTGAACTGGAGCATTCCCCGTTATGCCCATATCCCCCTGGCTATGGCTGAAGACGGGCACAAGATCAGTAAACGCCACCAGCAACGCTCTCCCTGCGATCTGTATTCTCCTCAGCAGCTTTTGTGTTTTGTCCTGACATTTCTTGGTCTTGATCCCCCCCAAACCCTCGTTAACGCTTCGGTTGAAGCTCTTGTCCAGTGGGGAATCGACCACTTCTCTTTTTACCGCATCCCCACCAACAATCGTGCTCTGGATGAGTTTTTTAACCCTTGA
- a CDS encoding diguanylate cyclase produces the protein MKLGIRAKIIVLVIMALVILCAGFVSLLVHEQADRHKELIQQVDRFIHNSSERELSRIHNIYHSRLDGFIKTNPSIVDSFICGDRQNLYQQLQVKLATLQKENSDFFSITFIRKDGTVLLRTARYAMYGDSALDIPFVARAFALKQPQYGLTVARWGLAYRLTRPIFKNNRFEGIIVFVLRPLSGLNLIYDSLGVDTGVLIKKSYQKRIKGVSYPTYGDYLLMEEKGTLFKEISEFPDKQEVAQGLIKAYGKEEYLFYSPVELKNFNNEVIGYIQPVSRHTLQQQKHRLVLKQALTAAFVLACATFIVLYFGIGYLLKRLDRLNNTLESRVKERTEELNLVNQELKKEIRERESVQQELERLSRYDGLTELINRRYFDELLDIEWRDACRHQHWVTVLMIDVDYFKIYNDCYGHLQGDECLARLAQLFKNKFKRARDVVARYGGEEFVCLLPMTNPAEAQGMADALLGVVRGSGMEHCGSKCSGVITVSIGVSSMIPDAYQTADHLISQADDALYRAKQKGRNQLQIYQRKDEYSPRRVKG, from the coding sequence ATGAAGTTAGGGATTCGAGCAAAAATCATTGTGCTGGTGATCATGGCTCTGGTCATCTTGTGTGCCGGTTTCGTCAGTCTGCTGGTCCATGAACAGGCTGATCGACACAAAGAGCTAATTCAGCAGGTAGATCGATTTATTCACAACAGTTCAGAACGCGAATTAAGCCGCATCCATAATATTTATCATTCTCGTCTGGATGGATTCATCAAAACTAACCCGTCGATTGTTGACTCTTTTATTTGTGGCGACCGACAGAACCTGTATCAACAATTACAGGTTAAATTAGCCACACTGCAAAAAGAGAACAGCGATTTCTTCTCCATCACATTTATCCGTAAAGATGGAACCGTGCTGTTACGTACGGCCCGTTATGCCATGTACGGTGATTCCGCTTTGGATATCCCCTTTGTCGCCCGAGCTTTTGCACTGAAACAGCCTCAATACGGGTTGACCGTCGCCCGATGGGGATTGGCGTATCGACTGACTCGGCCTATTTTCAAAAATAACCGGTTTGAGGGAATCATTGTTTTTGTGCTGAGGCCGTTGTCCGGTTTGAATCTCATCTACGATAGCCTCGGTGTTGATACGGGTGTCTTGATCAAAAAGAGTTACCAGAAACGCATTAAGGGGGTCAGTTACCCAACATACGGGGACTACCTGCTCATGGAAGAGAAAGGGACGCTGTTCAAGGAGATCTCTGAGTTCCCCGACAAACAGGAGGTTGCACAAGGTCTGATCAAGGCGTATGGCAAAGAGGAATATCTGTTTTATAGTCCTGTTGAATTGAAAAACTTCAACAATGAAGTGATTGGCTACATTCAGCCGGTCAGCAGGCATACCTTGCAGCAACAGAAACATCGATTGGTGCTGAAACAGGCTTTGACAGCTGCGTTCGTGTTGGCCTGTGCAACATTTATCGTTCTATATTTCGGGATTGGTTATTTGTTAAAGCGGTTGGATCGGCTGAATAATACCTTGGAATCACGCGTCAAGGAGCGTACCGAAGAGCTGAATCTGGTTAATCAGGAGTTGAAAAAAGAGATTCGTGAACGGGAGAGTGTTCAGCAGGAACTGGAACGACTCAGCCGCTACGACGGTCTTACAGAGTTGATCAATCGACGCTATTTTGATGAGCTACTGGATATCGAATGGCGAGATGCCTGTCGTCATCAACACTGGGTGACTGTGCTGATGATTGATGTGGATTATTTTAAAATCTACAATGATTGCTACGGCCATTTGCAGGGTGACGAATGTCTTGCCCGGTTGGCTCAACTGTTCAAGAACAAATTCAAGCGCGCGCGTGATGTGGTGGCTCGCTATGGTGGCGAAGAGTTTGTCTGCTTGTTGCCGATGACCAATCCGGCGGAAGCGCAGGGCATGGCTGACGCCTTGCTCGGGGTGGTCCGTGGCTCGGGTATGGAACACTGTGGATCTAAGTGTTCCGGGGTGATTACGGTCAGCATCGGCGTTAGCAGTATGATCCCTGATGCATACCAGACAGCAGACCATTTGATCAGCCAGGCGGATGATGCACTGTACCGTGCCAAACAGAAAGGGCGGAACCAGCTACAAATTTATCAGCGAAAGGACGAGTACTCGCCGCGACGAGTCAAGGGTTAA
- a CDS encoding succinate dehydrogenase/fumarate reductase iron-sulfur subunit produces the protein MDLTLYVWRQNGPEDKGKLEQYEAKNVSPDSSFLEMLDEVNEELITSGIEPIEFDNDCREGICGTCGCVVNGIPHGPQEKTTACQLHMRQFSDGDSLTLEPWRAKAFPVIKDLAVDRAALDNIIQSGGYTSAYTGEVGEANQTLISKPDADYAMDAAECIGCGACVAACPNGSAMLFTSAKIAQMAVLPQGEIEAAERVNNMTEAMLNAGFGNCTNHYECEAACPKGVSVKFIAKTNREYVKALGK, from the coding sequence ATGGATCTGACACTTTACGTATGGCGCCAAAATGGCCCGGAGGATAAGGGCAAGCTGGAGCAGTACGAGGCTAAAAATGTCAGCCCCGACAGCTCCTTTCTGGAAATGCTTGATGAGGTTAACGAAGAGCTGATCACCAGCGGCATTGAGCCCATCGAGTTTGATAACGACTGCCGCGAAGGTATCTGCGGTACCTGTGGTTGTGTCGTGAATGGTATTCCTCACGGTCCTCAAGAGAAGACCACGGCATGCCAACTGCACATGCGTCAATTCAGCGATGGCGACAGCCTGACCTTGGAGCCGTGGCGTGCCAAGGCTTTCCCGGTGATCAAGGACCTTGCAGTTGATCGTGCCGCTCTGGATAACATCATCCAATCCGGTGGTTACACTTCTGCGTATACCGGTGAAGTTGGTGAGGCGAATCAGACTCTGATTTCCAAGCCGGATGCCGATTATGCTATGGACGCAGCTGAGTGTATCGGTTGTGGTGCCTGTGTTGCAGCCTGCCCTAACGGCAGCGCAATGCTGTTCACCAGTGCCAAAATTGCCCAGATGGCGGTATTGCCTCAGGGTGAAATTGAGGCTGCTGAGCGCGTCAACAACATGACCGAAGCCATGCTGAACGCCGGTTTCGGTAACTGCACCAACCACTACGAGTGTGAAGCGGCCTGCCCGAAAGGGGTCAGTGTCAAATTCATCGCCAAAACCAACCGCGAGTACGTTAAAGCTCTCGGAAAGTAA
- a CDS encoding fumarate reductase/succinate dehydrogenase flavoprotein subunit — MILDGKCPTGPIEKSWDKHRFDMKLVNPANKRKYKVLVVGTGLAGGAAAATMGELGYNVEAFCYQDSARRAHSIAAQGGINAAKNYHNDGDSVFRLFYDTIKGGDFRAREADVWRLAQVSNNIIDQCVAQGVPFAREYSGLLANRSFGGAQVSRTFYARGQTGQQLLLGAYQALSRQVKAGTVKLHERTEMLDLVVVDGVARGITVRNLVTGELESYWGDAVVLATGGYVNVFYLSTNAMGCSVTAAWKASKKGAFMANPCYTQIHPTCIPQSGDHQSKLTLMSESLRNDGRCWVPKRKEDCDKPASEIAEDDRDYYLERKYPSFGNLAPRDIASRAAKEQCDDERGVGPGKRGVYLDYQSAIDRVGEDTIRERYGNLFDMYEKITDENAYKQPMRIYPAPHYSMGGLWVDYNCMSNVPGLFVLGEANFSVHGANRLGASALMQGLADGYFVIPYTIGNYLATVKPGEVTTDHAAFAQSRDEVQARIDKLMNVNGKRSVSSFARALGKIMWEKVGMARSEESLKEALEEIPKLREEFWKNVKVTGEKGTRNSQLEDAGRVADFLEFAEIMTTDALHRKESCGGHFRTEYQTEDGEAMRDDENFCYVAAWEYKGEGKAPELHKEPLKFENVKLAIRSYK; from the coding sequence GTGATTCTTGATGGAAAATGTCCGACTGGACCTATTGAAAAATCTTGGGATAAGCATCGCTTTGACATGAAGCTGGTTAACCCGGCGAACAAGCGTAAGTACAAAGTTCTCGTTGTCGGAACCGGTCTGGCCGGTGGTGCTGCTGCAGCAACCATGGGTGAGCTTGGCTACAACGTCGAAGCTTTCTGCTACCAGGATAGTGCACGTCGCGCTCACAGTATCGCGGCTCAAGGTGGTATCAACGCTGCCAAAAACTACCACAATGATGGTGACAGTGTTTTCCGCCTGTTCTATGACACCATCAAAGGTGGTGACTTCCGTGCTCGTGAGGCTGACGTCTGGCGTCTGGCTCAGGTCTCCAACAACATCATTGACCAATGTGTGGCTCAAGGCGTTCCTTTCGCTCGTGAGTACAGTGGTCTGCTGGCCAACCGTTCTTTCGGTGGTGCTCAGGTTTCCCGTACATTCTACGCTCGTGGTCAAACCGGACAGCAGCTGCTGCTCGGTGCCTACCAGGCCCTGTCTCGCCAGGTGAAGGCTGGTACTGTCAAGCTGCATGAGCGCACTGAAATGCTGGACCTCGTTGTTGTAGACGGTGTCGCCAGAGGTATCACCGTTCGTAACCTCGTTACCGGCGAGCTTGAGTCTTACTGGGGCGATGCCGTTGTTCTGGCCACCGGTGGTTATGTCAACGTCTTCTACCTGTCCACGAATGCCATGGGCTGCAGTGTTACCGCTGCCTGGAAAGCTTCTAAAAAAGGCGCTTTCATGGCCAACCCCTGCTACACTCAGATTCACCCGACCTGTATTCCGCAAAGCGGTGACCATCAGTCCAAACTGACCCTGATGTCCGAATCTCTGCGTAACGATGGTCGTTGCTGGGTTCCCAAGCGCAAAGAAGATTGCGACAAGCCGGCCAGCGAAATTGCTGAAGATGATCGTGACTACTACCTTGAGCGTAAGTACCCCTCCTTTGGTAACTTGGCTCCTCGTGATATTGCATCACGTGCTGCAAAAGAGCAGTGTGATGACGAGCGTGGTGTCGGCCCCGGTAAGCGTGGTGTTTACCTCGACTACCAGAGCGCGATTGATCGCGTTGGTGAAGACACCATCCGCGAGCGTTACGGCAACTTGTTCGACATGTACGAGAAGATCACTGACGAGAACGCCTACAAGCAGCCGATGCGTATCTACCCGGCACCGCACTACTCCATGGGCGGTCTGTGGGTTGACTACAACTGCATGAGTAACGTTCCCGGTCTGTTTGTTCTCGGTGAAGCCAACTTCTCCGTTCACGGTGCCAACCGTCTCGGTGCTTCGGCACTGATGCAAGGTCTGGCTGACGGTTACTTCGTCATCCCTTACACCATCGGCAACTACCTGGCCACGGTTAAGCCGGGCGAGGTTACGACTGATCATGCGGCATTCGCTCAGTCCCGTGATGAAGTTCAGGCCCGTATCGACAAGCTGATGAATGTCAATGGTAAGCGTTCCGTCAGCTCTTTCGCCCGCGCTCTTGGTAAGATCATGTGGGAGAAAGTTGGTATGGCACGTAGTGAGGAAAGCCTCAAGGAAGCTCTCGAAGAGATTCCCAAGCTGCGTGAAGAGTTCTGGAAAAATGTCAAGGTCACCGGTGAGAAGGGAACGCGTAACAGCCAGCTGGAAGATGCCGGTCGTGTTGCTGACTTCCTCGAGTTTGCCGAGATCATGACGACAGACGCGCTGCACCGTAAAGAGTCCTGTGGTGGTCACTTCCGTACGGAATACCAGACTGAGGACGGCGAAGCAATGCGTGACGACGAGAACTTCTGCTATGTTGCGGCCTGGGAGTACAAAGGTGAAGGCAAGGCACCTGAGCTGCACAAAGAGCCGTTGAAATTCGAAAACGTTAAACTTGCGATAAGGAGTTATAAATAA
- a CDS encoding succinate dehydrogenase cytochrome b subunit: MQMLQSSIGRKLVMAVTGLCLVGFVIVHLLGNSSIFVGADGINAYAEHLHALGPLVWIFRLVLLGLFGLHIFFGIQLTLENRAARPIDYNQKKNIRTSFGAETMIYTGLAILAFAVYHLFHFTMHLTNPEISVGVLPLDALGRNDVFTMMVLSFQKFFISLIYIAAMVTLLLHLSHGVQSLFQTLGLLGSNTLPTMEKIGRAAAIVVFVGFISIPVSILLGLIKV; the protein is encoded by the coding sequence ATGCAAATGCTTCAAAGCTCTATTGGAAGAAAGCTCGTGATGGCAGTGACCGGTTTGTGTCTGGTCGGCTTTGTCATCGTTCACCTGCTTGGTAACTCGTCCATTTTTGTTGGTGCGGACGGTATCAATGCGTACGCTGAGCACTTACATGCGTTGGGTCCCCTGGTTTGGATCTTTCGCCTGGTGCTGCTTGGCCTTTTCGGGCTGCATATCTTTTTCGGTATTCAGCTGACTCTGGAAAATCGTGCGGCTCGTCCCATCGATTACAACCAGAAGAAGAATATCCGTACTTCGTTTGGTGCCGAGACCATGATCTACACCGGTCTGGCGATTCTGGCTTTTGCCGTTTACCATCTGTTTCACTTCACCATGCATCTGACCAACCCTGAGATCTCCGTTGGTGTCCTGCCTCTGGATGCGCTGGGTCGTAACGATGTCTTCACCATGATGGTCCTGAGCTTCCAGAAATTCTTCATCAGCTTGATCTACATCGCTGCCATGGTGACTCTGCTGCTTCACCTGAGCCACGGTGTACAAAGCCTGTTCCAGACTCTGGGTCTGCTTGGCAGCAACACTCTGCCGACCATGGAAAAAATCGGTCGTGCAGCGGCTATCGTCGTGTTTGTTGGTTTTATCTCTATTCCGGTGTCCATACTTCTGGGCCTGATTAAAGTTTAG
- a CDS encoding sulfite exporter TauE/SafE family protein, translating to MIDLIWWQLVALAAVGVVSGFLNILAGGGSLLTLPLLIFLGLPPTVANGTNRVAIVVQNIFALKSFHRSGVLSWRLALLCSVPAVIGAVIGAQLAVEMDDSLFKQVLAAVMVLVLLLTTFDPARRFQGCFSDHPRLRSILLLVGFFVVGLYGGFVQAGVGFLILSVVLMVGLDLVQGNVLKVVVVLILNLPALAIFAWNGQVDWLVGGVLAVGNACGGAMAARLAVLKGHHWLRRVVTLVVLLCAVRLFLA from the coding sequence ATGATCGACCTGATCTGGTGGCAACTTGTCGCATTGGCGGCAGTTGGTGTGGTCAGTGGCTTTCTCAATATTCTCGCCGGGGGCGGTTCACTGCTGACCTTGCCCCTGCTGATTTTTCTCGGACTTCCACCAACGGTTGCTAATGGCACCAATCGGGTGGCCATTGTCGTCCAAAATATTTTTGCTCTGAAAAGCTTTCATCGCAGTGGTGTGCTCTCTTGGCGGCTGGCATTGCTGTGCTCGGTGCCGGCGGTAATTGGTGCGGTGATCGGTGCTCAACTGGCGGTAGAGATGGATGATAGCCTGTTTAAACAGGTACTGGCTGCCGTTATGGTGCTGGTTTTGCTGCTGACCACTTTTGATCCGGCACGACGCTTTCAGGGCTGTTTTTCCGACCACCCGAGACTGCGTTCCATCCTGTTGCTGGTGGGCTTTTTTGTTGTTGGGCTCTATGGCGGGTTTGTTCAGGCCGGCGTCGGATTTCTGATCCTCAGTGTTGTGTTGATGGTTGGGTTGGATCTGGTGCAGGGAAATGTGCTTAAGGTGGTTGTCGTGTTGATCCTTAATCTGCCGGCTCTGGCCATCTTTGCCTGGAACGGTCAGGTTGATTGGCTGGTCGGTGGTGTGCTGGCGGTCGGCAATGCCTGTGGCGGTGCCATGGCTGCGCGGCTGGCTGTTCTCAAGGGACATCACTGGTTACGCCGGGTTGTGACCCTTGTTGTCCTGCTGTGTGCCGTGCGACTTTTCCTGGCATAA
- a CDS encoding tRNA cyclic N6-threonylcarbamoyladenosine(37) synthase TcdA has translation MTTESDIQRFSRSELLLGEQGLIRLAQSHVAVFGMGGVGSYAVEALARSGIGALTLIDYDRVCVTNINRQLFALDSTVDRVKVEVAAERCRMINPSLRITALCQRYTPESGPALLAEPFDFVLDCIDTITAKLDLIRQCKERQLPVISSMGAANKTDTGKILQADLFETHNCRLARIMRKELRKRGVENGVPVVYSTEEYLPDSTRPSAPRQKGVVVQRPPMGSLSTVPPVFGLMMAGFVINRLAGVSS, from the coding sequence ATGACGACAGAGTCAGATATACAGCGGTTCAGCCGCAGTGAGTTGTTGCTCGGGGAGCAGGGTTTGATTAGGCTGGCGCAGAGTCATGTGGCAGTGTTCGGCATGGGTGGTGTCGGTAGTTATGCGGTTGAAGCGTTGGCCCGCTCCGGTATCGGAGCTCTGACCCTGATTGATTATGACCGGGTGTGTGTTACCAATATCAACCGCCAACTGTTTGCTCTGGATTCCACCGTGGACCGGGTTAAGGTCGAGGTGGCGGCAGAGCGCTGCCGGATGATCAATCCCTCGTTACGGATCACAGCGTTATGCCAACGTTATACGCCGGAGTCGGGTCCGGCTCTTTTGGCTGAACCCTTTGATTTTGTCCTCGATTGTATCGATACTATCACCGCCAAACTTGACCTTATCAGGCAGTGCAAAGAGCGACAGCTCCCGGTGATCTCCTCCATGGGCGCGGCCAATAAAACCGATACCGGGAAAATTCTCCAGGCGGATCTGTTTGAAACGCACAACTGCCGTCTGGCCCGGATTATGCGCAAAGAGTTGCGAAAGCGCGGTGTGGAGAACGGTGTACCGGTGGTCTATTCCACCGAAGAGTACTTACCGGATTCAACCCGACCGTCGGCACCGCGGCAAAAAGGGGTTGTGGTGCAGCGGCCGCCCATGGGGTCATTGTCAACCGTTCCGCCTGTGTTTGGTTTGATGATGGCCGGTTTTGTTATCAACCGCCTTGCAGGTGTGTCGTCATGA
- a CDS encoding TatD family hydrolase: MFDTHLHVQRLRATDRYVTPCLAAAISEADWPQLRRLHDHNPQQWLALGVHPQHAHQWQKTTEDHLRRQLAGAGVVAVGEIGLDKRLAVSMEIQEQVLRCQLRLAVACDKPVVLHAVRSFDKLIPMLEQERIDRVGGVVHGFYGSVEIARQLERLNLAVGVGRLILDPAAKKLVDVVRAVSEDSLLIETDAPWRQPCGDWGLAWNQILDQVARLRDWDRHQAIRITDENARRILRVPHGETR; encoded by the coding sequence TTGTTTGATACCCACCTCCATGTTCAGCGACTCAGAGCAACTGATCGCTATGTGACGCCCTGTTTGGCTGCGGCCATCAGCGAAGCGGACTGGCCGCAACTGCGTCGTTTGCATGATCATAATCCGCAGCAGTGGCTGGCGCTGGGGGTTCATCCGCAACACGCCCATCAGTGGCAAAAGACAACCGAAGATCATCTACGGCGTCAGCTTGCCGGGGCCGGTGTCGTGGCTGTTGGCGAGATCGGATTGGACAAGCGGCTCGCCGTGTCGATGGAGATCCAGGAGCAGGTGCTGCGTTGTCAGTTGCGGCTGGCCGTGGCCTGTGATAAACCCGTGGTTCTTCATGCAGTGCGCAGCTTTGATAAATTGATTCCCATGCTTGAGCAGGAACGGATTGATCGTGTCGGTGGCGTGGTGCACGGTTTTTACGGCAGTGTTGAGATCGCTCGACAACTGGAGCGACTGAATCTGGCGGTGGGCGTGGGCCGCTTGATTCTTGATCCGGCGGCGAAAAAACTGGTTGATGTGGTTCGGGCGGTCTCCGAGGACTCCTTACTGATTGAAACGGATGCGCCGTGGCGTCAGCCGTGTGGCGATTGGGGGCTGGCCTGGAATCAAATCCTCGATCAGGTTGCGCGGTTGCGCGACTGGGACCGGCACCAGGCGATCCGGATCACCGATGAGAATGCCCGGCGCATTTTGCGTGTGCCGCACGGAGAGACAAGATGA
- a CDS encoding TIGR03905 family TSCPD domain-containing protein has product MTYQFKPNGCCAKQIKITTDNDTISEVKFIGGCRGNTAGIERLIRNQKISDVAQTLRGITCRGTTSCPDQLAIALEQIMDQDSSAA; this is encoded by the coding sequence ATGACCTACCAGTTCAAACCCAACGGCTGCTGTGCTAAACAGATCAAAATCACCACGGATAACGACACCATCAGCGAGGTCAAATTCATTGGCGGCTGCCGTGGCAACACCGCTGGTATCGAACGCCTGATCCGCAACCAAAAAATCAGTGACGTCGCCCAGACCCTGCGCGGCATTACCTGTCGCGGCACCACCAGCTGCCCGGATCAACTCGCCATTGCCCTTGAACAGATCATGGACCAGGACTCTTCTGCAGCCTGA